A segment of the Peptoclostridium acidaminophilum DSM 3953 genome:
AGCTCACCTTGTATTTTGCCACCCCTGTGAAACTTGAAACTATATAGTCGCAAATCTCAGTTTTGACAATTATATGGCACTTATTTTCATGTACAAGAATATCTCCGATTTTTTCGCGCTTAATACCAAGGCCCATGAGAGAACCCAGATAGTCCCTGTGCGAAATTTCGCTGAACTTGAAGCTTCCATTCACTTCAATACACCTGATTGGCACGTCATCCACAGAATCTGCAGTTGCATACCAAGGCATGATGCTTATGCATTTGCGCTCAGCGCCTTCATAACCGCCGTATGTAATATAGGAAATCTCTCCCTTTAGAGAGTTAAGTACATCCCCCGAGCTTTTTAACTCATAGGGATTTAAAAAGTCTGTCGTTTTTATTTCATGAGTCTTCATGACCGCTTGAGCCTTGTCTATGAC
Coding sequences within it:
- a CDS encoding YlmH family RNA-binding protein, whose protein sequence is MIDKTRLTVHIRDEELRRVVLSVIDKAQAVMKTHEIKTTDFLNPYELKSSGDVLNSLKGEISYITYGGYEGAERKCISIMPWYATADSVDDVPIRCIEVNGSFKFSEISHRDYLGSLMGLGIKREKIGDILVHENKCHIIVKTEICDYIVSSFTGVAKYKVSCSVIGLDSILVPKAESRQKKFTVASNRLDCILAGVYNISRSDAAKLIEGDHVKVDFEPAGSASKAVSEGSVVSVRGRGRFKVEEFGDVTRKGRMFMIASILI